A genomic stretch from Bacteroidota bacterium includes:
- the mtaB gene encoding tRNA (N(6)-L-threonylcarbamoyladenosine(37)-C(2))-methylthiotransferase MtaB: protein MQKSVAFYTLGCKLNFSESSAIARQMEGEGFARKEFTQGADLYVINTCSVTDNADKKCRKVVKEALKYNPAANVVIIGCYAQLKPQEIAEIPGVDMVLGAAEKFNLAHHLKELGNAEKAIVHNSPIKETNVFVPGFSFGDRTRTFLKVQDGCNYFCSFCTIPLARGFSRSDTIEKTVAQARNVAQTGVKEVVLTGVNIGDFGRQNGETFFDLVQQLDNVEGIDRFRISSIEPNLLNEDIIDFVAKSQKFVPHFHIPLQSGSNKILKLMRRRYVRELYADRVARIKAAMPNCCIGVDVIVGFPGETEEDFLDTYRFINELDISYLHVFPYSERENTTAVRMEGVVPQKERARRAEMLRILSEKKRRSFYEQHIGGTFTVLFEAEENGGMMNGFTENYIKVKTPYDPLLVNELVEVRLTGIDADGEVTVEETAIPVAH from the coding sequence ATGCAGAAATCGGTAGCCTTTTATACATTGGGTTGTAAGCTAAACTTTAGCGAAAGCAGTGCCATTGCCCGCCAAATGGAGGGGGAAGGCTTTGCCCGTAAAGAGTTTACCCAAGGTGCTGATTTGTATGTAATAAATACCTGCTCTGTAACGGATAATGCGGATAAAAAATGCCGCAAAGTGGTTAAAGAAGCGTTAAAGTATAATCCTGCTGCCAATGTGGTGATTATTGGGTGCTACGCACAGTTGAAACCGCAGGAAATTGCCGAAATACCCGGCGTGGATATGGTGTTGGGTGCTGCAGAGAAGTTTAATCTGGCCCACCACTTAAAAGAATTAGGCAATGCTGAAAAAGCCATTGTGCACAACAGCCCGATTAAAGAGACGAATGTATTTGTGCCCGGCTTTTCGTTTGGCGACCGTACCCGTACTTTTCTTAAAGTGCAAGACGGCTGTAATTACTTCTGCTCGTTTTGTACAATACCTTTGGCACGTGGTTTTAGCCGCAGCGATACCATTGAAAAAACAGTGGCGCAAGCCCGCAATGTAGCTCAAACAGGGGTGAAGGAAGTGGTGCTTACGGGAGTAAACATTGGTGATTTTGGCCGACAAAACGGGGAAACCTTTTTTGATTTGGTGCAACAGTTGGATAATGTGGAAGGGATTGACCGTTTCCGTATCTCGTCGATCGAGCCTAATTTATTAAATGAGGACATTATTGATTTTGTGGCGAAGTCGCAAAAGTTTGTGCCTCATTTCCATATTCCTCTGCAAAGCGGCAGCAATAAGATTTTGAAGTTGATGCGTCGTCGTTATGTACGCGAGTTATATGCCGACCGTGTAGCACGCATTAAGGCTGCAATGCCCAATTGCTGCATTGGTGTGGATGTGATTGTTGGGTTTCCGGGTGAGACTGAAGAAGACTTTTTAGATACCTATCGTTTTATTAACGAGTTGGATATATCGTATTTGCACGTGTTTCCTTACAGCGAGCGTGAGAATACCACCGCTGTGCGTATGGAAGGGGTAGTACCCCAAAAAGAACGTGCCCGCAGGGCAGAGATGCTTCGCATTTTATCTGAGAAAAAACGCCGCAGCTTTTACGAGCAGCACATTGGCGGTACGTTTACAGTATTGTTTGAGGCCGAAGAAAACGGCGGTATGATGAACGGTTTTACCGAAAACTACATCAAGGTAAAAACGCCTTACGATCCGTTGCTGGTAAATGAACTGGTGGAGGTGAGACTAACGGGCATTGATGCTGACGGTGAAGTAACAGTGGAAGAAACGGCCATCCCTGTAGCCCATTAA
- a CDS encoding carbonic anhydrase, with product MSMSFDKIFENNKKWVAEKLSVDPDYFNQLSKGQHPEFLYIGCSDSRVTAEDLMGLKPGEVFIHRNVGNLVVSTDTNVNAVVQYAVEFLKVKHIIVCGHYECGGIKAALNPSDMGQLNSWLQTLRDVYRLHREELDAIIEEQRRFDRLVELNVLEQCLNIIKIDHVQRMWYKTGFPTVHGWVFDVRTGNLKDLNLNMEARFEEIRSIYDLKLA from the coding sequence ATTAGTATGTCTTTTGATAAAATATTTGAAAACAACAAGAAATGGGTAGCCGAGAAACTATCGGTTGACCCTGACTATTTCAATCAGCTTTCTAAAGGCCAACACCCTGAGTTTTTATACATAGGCTGTTCTGATAGCCGTGTAACTGCCGAAGACCTTATGGGGTTGAAACCGGGCGAGGTGTTTATACACCGCAACGTGGGCAATTTGGTGGTAAGCACTGATACCAACGTGAATGCCGTGGTGCAATATGCTGTTGAGTTTTTAAAGGTGAAACACATTATTGTGTGCGGCCATTACGAGTGCGGAGGTATAAAAGCAGCCCTTAACCCAAGCGATATGGGGCAACTGAACAGTTGGCTGCAAACCTTGCGCGATGTGTACCGCTTGCACAGGGAAGAACTGGACGCTATTATAGAGGAGCAACGCCGCTTTGACCGTTTGGTGGAGCTGAATGTGCTTGAGCAATGCCTTAACATTATTAAGATTGACCACGTGCAGCGTATGTGGTACAAAACAGGTTTTCCTACGGTGCACGGTTGGGTGTTTGATGTGCGCACCGGTAATCTAAAAGACCTTAACCTTAATATGGAAGCGCGTTTTGAAGAAATACGCTCTATATATGATTTGAAGCTGGCTTAG
- a CDS encoding homogentisate 1,2-dioxygenase, whose protein sequence is MPFYYKMGAIPQKRHTVYRKPDGNLYAEELVSTEGFSNIYSLVYHCHPPTLVKDIGTPYSVEPKVAVAKNMQHRSFLTYNVPAVDDYLESRVPLLVNNDLHISSAAPKKSTTDYFFKNTDADEVIFIHEGTGKLKTLYGEIPFEYGDYLVIPRGTIYQLEFDGENNRLFITESFSPIVPPKRYRNNFGQLLEHSPYCERDIKLPENLTTYDEKGDYKVMIKKQGMMWPYTYATHPFDAIGWDGYVYPYGFSIHNFEPITGRVHQPPPVHQTFEGHNFVICSFCPRLFDYHPEAVPAPYNHSNVDSDEILYYVDGDFMSRKHVERGMITLHPKGIPHGPHPGTVEKSIGAKETKELAVMIDPFYPLQITEQALALEDPSYWKSWVE, encoded by the coding sequence ATGCCGTTTTATTATAAAATGGGGGCTATACCCCAAAAGCGCCACACTGTGTACCGCAAGCCTGATGGCAATTTGTATGCAGAAGAACTTGTATCAACCGAAGGTTTCTCAAACATATATTCATTGGTATATCATTGCCATCCGCCCACGCTGGTAAAGGATATCGGCACACCTTACAGTGTTGAGCCAAAAGTAGCCGTTGCTAAAAATATGCAGCACCGCAGCTTTTTAACCTATAATGTACCTGCTGTAGATGATTACCTTGAAAGTCGTGTGCCTTTATTGGTAAACAACGATTTGCACATCAGCAGTGCTGCTCCTAAAAAATCAACCACTGATTACTTTTTTAAAAATACCGATGCGGATGAGGTGATTTTTATACACGAGGGTACCGGCAAGCTAAAAACCTTGTACGGCGAAATTCCTTTTGAATACGGCGATTATTTGGTGATACCCCGCGGTACTATTTACCAGCTTGAGTTTGACGGTGAAAATAACCGTTTGTTTATTACCGAATCGTTTAGTCCCATAGTTCCGCCAAAACGCTACCGCAACAATTTCGGGCAATTGCTTGAGCACAGCCCGTATTGCGAGCGCGATATTAAACTGCCCGAAAACCTTACAACCTACGATGAAAAGGGGGATTATAAGGTGATGATTAAAAAGCAGGGCATGATGTGGCCGTACACCTACGCCACTCATCCGTTTGATGCTATTGGCTGGGATGGTTACGTATATCCCTACGGGTTTTCAATCCATAATTTTGAGCCTATTACTGGCCGTGTGCACCAACCGCCTCCGGTGCATCAAACTTTTGAAGGGCACAACTTTGTTATCTGCTCGTTTTGCCCCCGTTTGTTTGATTACCACCCCGAAGCTGTACCCGCACCCTACAACCACAGCAACGTGGATAGCGACGAGATTTTGTACTATGTTGACGGTGATTTTATGAGCCGTAAACACGTAGAGCGCGGTATGATTACCCTTCACCCCAAAGGCATACCTCACGGACCACACCCCGGCACGGTTGAAAAATCGATAGGAGCGAAGGAAACCAAAGAATTAGCGGTGATGATAGACCCCTTTTACCCGCTGCAAATTACAGAACAGGCGCTTGCCCTTGAAGACCCAAGTTACTGGAAAAGTTGGGTAGAATAG
- a CDS encoding FtsX-like permease family protein encodes MSHPLNFKDTLNLSLDSIKINKLRTVITALIMAIGIMALVGILSSIDAMKVYLTKSFSEMGANTFSIKNRGGNFRMGGPGKRINYRKISYEEAVDFRMAYNFPSATVSASVNVSFASTAKYQSRKTNPNTLVLGIDENYLLVSGYKISKGRNISTGDMEAMTPVAIIGTDIAGKLFPNKENPIDKEISVGGVKMRVIGVLESKGNSVGFGGGDKLIYVPLTFAKFRLINSPPSYALSVMVNDPEMIDPAMSEAEGIFRKVRKVNAFDDNNFQMTKSDGLAQEFIQNLGMLTFAATIIGAITIFGAAIGLMNIMLVTVTERTREIGIRKSLGATPAIIRKQFLYEAVTICQLGGAGGIVLGIIIGNIISGALGVGFIMPWVPIIIALILCTLVGLAAGYYPAQKAAKLDPIEALRFE; translated from the coding sequence ATTAGCCACCCCTTGAACTTTAAAGACACTTTAAATCTCTCGCTTGACTCGATAAAGATAAACAAGCTGCGCACCGTAATTACCGCGCTGATTATGGCTATCGGTATTATGGCCTTGGTGGGCATTTTGTCTTCGATAGATGCAATGAAGGTGTATCTTACCAAAAGCTTCTCAGAAATGGGGGCAAACACGTTCAGCATCAAAAACCGAGGCGGTAACTTTAGGATGGGTGGCCCCGGCAAGCGCATCAATTACCGCAAAATATCGTACGAAGAGGCCGTTGATTTCAGGATGGCGTACAACTTTCCATCGGCCACCGTTTCGGCATCGGTAAACGTATCGTTTGCCAGCACGGCCAAGTACCAATCACGCAAAACCAATCCCAACACCCTAGTATTAGGGATAGATGAAAACTACCTGCTGGTATCGGGCTATAAAATCTCTAAGGGACGTAATATAAGTACGGGCGATATGGAGGCCATGACCCCCGTGGCTATTATAGGTACTGACATTGCAGGTAAATTATTTCCGAATAAAGAAAATCCTATCGATAAAGAAATATCAGTAGGCGGGGTGAAAATGAGGGTGATTGGCGTGCTTGAATCCAAAGGAAACTCGGTAGGGTTTGGCGGCGGCGATAAGCTTATTTATGTGCCCCTTACGTTTGCCAAATTCAGGCTGATAAACTCGCCTCCTTCCTACGCACTTTCAGTAATGGTGAATGACCCTGAAATGATTGACCCTGCGATGTCTGAAGCCGAAGGGATTTTTCGCAAGGTGCGCAAGGTGAATGCTTTTGACGATAATAATTTCCAGATGACTAAAAGCGACGGTTTGGCGCAAGAGTTTATTCAAAACCTTGGTATGCTAACCTTTGCGGCTACCATTATAGGGGCTATTACCATTTTTGGGGCAGCCATCGGGCTAATGAATATTATGCTGGTAACGGTTACTGAGCGTACCCGCGAAATCGGTATCCGTAAATCATTAGGGGCTACTCCTGCCATTATCCGCAAGCAGTTTTTGTATGAGGCCGTAACCATCTGCCAGCTGGGCGGTGCGGGCGGTATTGTACTGGGTATTATCATTGGTAATATTATCTCGGGTGCATTGGGCGTTGGCTTTATCATGCCGTGGGTGCCTATTATTATTGCCCTTATACTGTGTACACTGGTAGGACTGGCCGCGGGCTACTACCCTGCCCAAAAGGCTGCCAAGCTTGACCCTATTGAGGCGTTACGCTTCGAATAA